The Phyllopteryx taeniolatus isolate TA_2022b chromosome 9, UOR_Ptae_1.2, whole genome shotgun sequence genome contains a region encoding:
- the larp4ab gene encoding la-related protein 4 isoform X3: MVTTKETVLNPNAKVWQEIPTHQNGISEGTDNSSWLHTYPHNPDMTEEYPDVLSPAGKGCNSDFADNTDYACVPTEDSVNDTDTFDAGYLAINSQSESTVDVTQEPPILESLRESLKKKLEFCFSRQNLSIDQFLISEMDCDQFIPIWTIACMEEIKALTNDMDLIVDVLRESPLVQVDEAGEKVRPNHSRSIIILREVPETTPVEAYRYLREEVKVFQGKPIMARIKAINTFFSKPGFSSVDPSVYNQQAQPHVAYGSPLYMPQVYSAQQQYPVYPALAQSWNATTMPYFETPLAPFPNNGFMTAYNTVGNYKANSSSNLPVCRNRNHLKGQLRPGDPLTSPLMAPPALMDGLLRPLTSQHLQTPGTLIGTTSASLPSLTPKNTMPKGDLCGDGRARTNNNYRGMRRKRDDEHTMKPSPVTEVEAPPPPNFDLAGSNFPPLPGCVVSVMEEKTPEMRLSDVVRGLKVTSKVVCNKVNENKPSNISEPLALSPVSPDVTSCAVATQKPAEPVTSISSPVKEFGEANITIPKEKVSSSIKPVNPTEHAPSTCSYTVSEVATPLFHTSEQEPKKLSYAEVCQRLAKDGPPAQTPSPVPPASTVIQPLQELKVNRGEDPRANNRHAADKSEKCGDRCPPRQATRTFYGFNRSTRNGGAGLKIWEHPRNTGGNSGKPFSPQRGMRMSGKEQNIPPRSPK, encoded by the exons ATG GTCACCACAAAGGAAACGGTTCTGAACCCTAATGCCAAAGTGTGGCAGGAGATTCCTACCCACCAGAATGGTATCTCGGAGGGGACAGATAATTCCTCTTGGCTGCATACCTATCCTCACAATCCTGACATGACTGAAG AGTACCCTGATGTTCTCTCTCCCGCGGGAAAAGGATGCAACTCTGACTTTGCTGACAACACTGACTATGCCTGTGTGCCAACAGAGGACAGTGTGAATGATACTGACACATTTGATGCAGGGTATTTAGCTATTAACTCCCAAAGTGAGTCAACTGTTGATGTCACTCAAGAACCACCGATATTAGAGAGTTTAAGAgagtctttaaagaaaaaattggAGTTCTGCTTTTCAAG ACAGAACCTATCAATTGATCAGTTCCTGATATCGGAGATGGACTGTGATCAGTTTATTCCAATCTGGACCATAGCATGCATGGAGGAAATCAAAGCCCTCACCAATGACATGGATCTCATTGTGGATGTACTGAGAG AATCGCCATTGGTTCAAGTTGATGAGGCTGGAGAGAAGGTTCGTCCAAATCACAGTCGCTCCATTATTATTCTGCGAGAGGTGCCAGAGACTACACCAGTTGAG GCTTACAGATATCTACGGGAAGAAGTGAAAGTGTTTCAGGGGAAGCCAATCATG GCCCGTATCAAGGCAATCAACACATTTTTCAGTAAGCCGGGCTTCAGTAGTGTGGACCCGAGTGTGTACAACCAGCAGGCCCAGCCCCACGTTGCATATGGCTCCCCTTTATACATGCCGCAGGTGTACAGTGCTCAGCAGCAATACCCAGTCTATCCGGCCCTGGCCCAGTCCTGGAATGCTACAACAATGCCTTACTTTGAAACACCTCTG GCACCATTCCCTAACAATGGATTCATGACTGCTTACAACACTGTGGGGAACTATAAAGCAAATTCAAGCAGTAATCTACCTGTGTGCAGGAACCG GAATCATTTAAAGGGACAATTGAGGCCTGGTGACCCGCTCACATCCCCGCTAATGGCTCCTCCAGCTCTGATGGATGGCCTGTTGAGACCATTGACCTCACAGCACCTTCAGACACCTGGGACCTTGATTGGCACCACTTCAGCTAGCCTGCCTTCCCTAAcccctaaaaacaccatgccCAAAGGGGATCTATGCGGAGATGGACGAGCTAG GACAAATAACAACTACAGGGGCATGAGGAGAAAAAGAGATGATGAACATACTATG AAGCCAAGTCCTGTGACAGAAGTCGAGGCACCACCTCCACCAAATTTTGACCTGGCAGGTTCCAATTTCCCTCCATTGCCAGGATGTGTGGTTAGTGTAATGGAAGAGAAGACACCAGAAATGCGTTTGTCTGATGTTGTACGTGGTCTAAAAGTAACCAGTAAG GTTGTATGCAACAaggtaaatgaaaataaaccttcaaacatctCAGAACCTCTAGCTCTAAGTCCTGTTAGCCCAGATGTGACATCTTGTGCAGTGGCGACACAAAAACCAGCCGAGCCTGTTACAAG CATTTCTTCACCAGTcaaggagtttggtgaggccaacATTACCATTCCAAAGGAAAAAGTGTCATCGTCCATCAAGCCTGTTAATCCAACAGAACACGCTCCTTCCACCTGTAGCTACACGGTCTCTGAAGTAGCAACTCCCCTGTTTCACACCTCAGAACAG GAGCCAAAAAAGCTGAGCTACGCAGAGGTGTGCCAGCGGTTGGCTAAGGATGGACCACCAGCACAGACACCTTCTCCGGTTCCCCCTGCCTCTACGGTCATTCAGCCCCTTCAAGAGCTCAAGGTTAATAGAGGGGAGGACCCACGTGCCAATAACAGGCATGCTGCAGATAAATCAGAGAAATGTGGAGACCGCTGCCCTCCTCGTCAAGCCACGCGCACATTTTACGGCTTTAATCGATCCACCCGAAATGGAGGTGCGGGGCTGAAGATTTGGGAGCATCCCAGAAACACTGGGGGAAACTCAGGCAAACCCTTCTCCCCTCAGCGTGGAATGAGGATGAGTGGCAAGGAACAGAACATACCCCCAAGGTCACCAAAATAA
- the atf7b gene encoding cyclic AMP-dependent transcription factor ATF-7b isoform X3, whose protein sequence is MGDDRPFVCTAPGCGQRFTNEDHLSVHKHKHEMTLKFGPARTDSVIIADQTPTPTRFLKNCEEVGLFNDLANSFEQDFCKVQEEDHRTKNTASTLQTQYATSQTKCTAKNEDDDPLEVDSSPPDSPDSSSSMSDISKDSREILTKPVASSAQTPTIVRPGSLPLHISNDSLHPTLPSPTSVITQAPPSNRQLSSPTSSYPLVRHLANGQTVPLLPSPVQMTSVISLVRPGNSVPNIPGIPGPPVGGASSGSSSPSGYHLQSETKMRLKAALSNQGPGGHDGGGGGGAGSFPAVPQKQQQSQQPTQNSDAPSPAQPQVSPAQPTGGRRRRASEMDPDERRQRFLERNRAAASRCRQKRKLWVNSLEKKADDLASMNVSLTNEVTLLRNEVAQLKHLLLAHKDCPVTVMQKKAAFLG, encoded by the exons ATGGGGGATGACCGCCCATTTGTGTGCACTGCCCCTGGATGTGGGCAG aGATTCACCAATGAAGATCATCTTTCTGTgcataaacacaaacatgaaatgACATTAAAATTTGGTCCTGCTAGAACAGACTCTGTTATTATAGCGG ACCAGACCCCAACACCCACACGTTTCCTGAAGAACTGTGAGGAAGTTGGACTATTCAATGACCTGGCCAATTCCTTTGAACAGGACTTTTGCAAAGTACAAGAGGAGGACCACAGGACAAAAAACACA GCTTCAACTTTACAAACACAATATGCAACCTCACAAACAAAATGCACAGCAAAGAATGAAGATGATGATCCTTTAGAAGTGGATTCTTCTCCTCCTGATAGTCCGGATTCATCCTCCAGCATGTCAGATATCAGCAAAGACTCAAGG GAGATTCTGACAAAGCCAGTAGCAAGTTCTGCCCAGACTCCAACCATTGTGCGTCCAGGTTCTCTGCCTCTACACATTAGCAATGATTCTCTTCACCCTACACTGCCATCTCCAACGTCTGTCATCACACAGGCGCCACCCTCTAACCGACAGCTCAG CTCACCGACAAGCTCTTATCCCCTCGTAAGGCACCTTGCTAATGGGCAAACAGTCCCTCTGCTGCCCAGTCCTGTGCAGATGACCTCAGTCATATCT CTGGTGAGGCCCGGGAACTCAGTACCCAACATTCCTGGGATCCCAGGACCCCCAGTGGGTGGAGCTAGCAGCGGTTCATCCTCCCCATCAGGTTATCACCTCCAATCCGAGACAAAGATG CGCTTAAAGGCAGCCCTAAGTAATCAAGGCCCAGGAGGTCATGAtggtggcggcggcggggggGCAGGCTCCTTCCCAGCAGTCCCCCAGAAGCAGCAACAGAGCCAGCAGCCCACTCAAAATTCGGATGCACCGTCACCTGCCCAACCACAG GTGTCCCCAGCGCAGCCAACTGGAGGCCGTCGGCGGCGAGCCTCTGAGATGGACCCCGACGAGAGGAGGCAGCGTTTTCTAGAAAGGAACCGAGCAGCTGCCTCACGCTGCAGGCAGAAGCGGAAGTTGTGGGTGAATTCTTTGGAGAAGAAGGCGGATGATCTTGCAAGCATGAATGTCTCTCTGACG
- the larp4ab gene encoding la-related protein 4 isoform X1 produces the protein MVTTKETVLNPNAKVWQEIPTHQNGISEGTDNSSWLHTYPHNPDMTEEYPDVLSPAGKGCNSDFADNTDYACVPTEDSVNDTDTFDAGYLAINSQSESTVDVTQEPPILESLRESLKKKLEFCFSRQNLSIDQFLISEMDCDQFIPIWTIACMEEIKALTNDMDLIVDVLRESPLVQVDEAGEKVRPNHSRSIIILREVPETTPVEEVENLFKSEQCPKVLSAEFAHNSNWYIMFQSDMDALKAYRYLREEVKVFQGKPIMARIKAINTFFSKPGFSSVDPSVYNQQAQPHVAYGSPLYMPQVYSAQQQYPVYPALAQSWNATTMPYFETPLAPFPNNGFMTAYNTVGNYKANSSSNLPVCRNRNHLKGQLRPGDPLTSPLMAPPALMDGLLRPLTSQHLQTPGTLIGTTSASLPSLTPKNTMPKGDLCGDGRARTNNNYRGMRRKRDDEHTMKPSPVTEVEAPPPPNFDLAGSNFPPLPGCVVSVMEEKTPEMRLSDVVRGLKVTSKVVCNKVNENKPSNISEPLALSPVSPDVTSCAVATQKPAEPVTSISSPVKEFGEANITIPKEKVSSSIKPVNPTEHAPSTCSYTVSEVATPLFHTSEQEPKKLSYAEVCQRLAKDGPPAQTPSPVPPASTVIQPLQELKVNRGEDPRANNRHAADKSEKCGDRCPPRQATRTFYGFNRSTRNGGAGLKIWEHPRNTGGNSGKPFSPQRGMRMSGKEQNIPPRSPK, from the exons ATG GTCACCACAAAGGAAACGGTTCTGAACCCTAATGCCAAAGTGTGGCAGGAGATTCCTACCCACCAGAATGGTATCTCGGAGGGGACAGATAATTCCTCTTGGCTGCATACCTATCCTCACAATCCTGACATGACTGAAG AGTACCCTGATGTTCTCTCTCCCGCGGGAAAAGGATGCAACTCTGACTTTGCTGACAACACTGACTATGCCTGTGTGCCAACAGAGGACAGTGTGAATGATACTGACACATTTGATGCAGGGTATTTAGCTATTAACTCCCAAAGTGAGTCAACTGTTGATGTCACTCAAGAACCACCGATATTAGAGAGTTTAAGAgagtctttaaagaaaaaattggAGTTCTGCTTTTCAAG ACAGAACCTATCAATTGATCAGTTCCTGATATCGGAGATGGACTGTGATCAGTTTATTCCAATCTGGACCATAGCATGCATGGAGGAAATCAAAGCCCTCACCAATGACATGGATCTCATTGTGGATGTACTGAGAG AATCGCCATTGGTTCAAGTTGATGAGGCTGGAGAGAAGGTTCGTCCAAATCACAGTCGCTCCATTATTATTCTGCGAGAGGTGCCAGAGACTACACCAGTTGAG gAGGTGGAGAATCTTTTTAAAAGTGAACAGTGCCCAAAGGTGTTAAGTGCTGAATTTGCACACAACAGCAACTGGTACATAATGTTTCAGTCTGATATGGATGCACTTAAG GCTTACAGATATCTACGGGAAGAAGTGAAAGTGTTTCAGGGGAAGCCAATCATG GCCCGTATCAAGGCAATCAACACATTTTTCAGTAAGCCGGGCTTCAGTAGTGTGGACCCGAGTGTGTACAACCAGCAGGCCCAGCCCCACGTTGCATATGGCTCCCCTTTATACATGCCGCAGGTGTACAGTGCTCAGCAGCAATACCCAGTCTATCCGGCCCTGGCCCAGTCCTGGAATGCTACAACAATGCCTTACTTTGAAACACCTCTG GCACCATTCCCTAACAATGGATTCATGACTGCTTACAACACTGTGGGGAACTATAAAGCAAATTCAAGCAGTAATCTACCTGTGTGCAGGAACCG GAATCATTTAAAGGGACAATTGAGGCCTGGTGACCCGCTCACATCCCCGCTAATGGCTCCTCCAGCTCTGATGGATGGCCTGTTGAGACCATTGACCTCACAGCACCTTCAGACACCTGGGACCTTGATTGGCACCACTTCAGCTAGCCTGCCTTCCCTAAcccctaaaaacaccatgccCAAAGGGGATCTATGCGGAGATGGACGAGCTAG GACAAATAACAACTACAGGGGCATGAGGAGAAAAAGAGATGATGAACATACTATG AAGCCAAGTCCTGTGACAGAAGTCGAGGCACCACCTCCACCAAATTTTGACCTGGCAGGTTCCAATTTCCCTCCATTGCCAGGATGTGTGGTTAGTGTAATGGAAGAGAAGACACCAGAAATGCGTTTGTCTGATGTTGTACGTGGTCTAAAAGTAACCAGTAAG GTTGTATGCAACAaggtaaatgaaaataaaccttcaaacatctCAGAACCTCTAGCTCTAAGTCCTGTTAGCCCAGATGTGACATCTTGTGCAGTGGCGACACAAAAACCAGCCGAGCCTGTTACAAG CATTTCTTCACCAGTcaaggagtttggtgaggccaacATTACCATTCCAAAGGAAAAAGTGTCATCGTCCATCAAGCCTGTTAATCCAACAGAACACGCTCCTTCCACCTGTAGCTACACGGTCTCTGAAGTAGCAACTCCCCTGTTTCACACCTCAGAACAG GAGCCAAAAAAGCTGAGCTACGCAGAGGTGTGCCAGCGGTTGGCTAAGGATGGACCACCAGCACAGACACCTTCTCCGGTTCCCCCTGCCTCTACGGTCATTCAGCCCCTTCAAGAGCTCAAGGTTAATAGAGGGGAGGACCCACGTGCCAATAACAGGCATGCTGCAGATAAATCAGAGAAATGTGGAGACCGCTGCCCTCCTCGTCAAGCCACGCGCACATTTTACGGCTTTAATCGATCCACCCGAAATGGAGGTGCGGGGCTGAAGATTTGGGAGCATCCCAGAAACACTGGGGGAAACTCAGGCAAACCCTTCTCCCCTCAGCGTGGAATGAGGATGAGTGGCAAGGAACAGAACATACCCCCAAGGTCACCAAAATAA